A stretch of the Phycisphaerales bacterium genome encodes the following:
- a CDS encoding terpene cyclase/mutase family protein has protein sequence MVKRFHINNQQSLLVGVFRRRWPHIARCMVVLFGLLVFPKLGVTQESTPQQVPQEEAASEINEQESQKGAEDVPAVDEMTPELNSAVELGIAYLKKEQLPDGSFGEGKYRQHVGITSLAALAIMADGNLPGRGPHGEAVQKALNFILSNVTETGLIAADKTSHGPMYGHGFATLFLGEIYGMNPTDTRVRDALVKAVNLIVGTQNSEGGWRYNPVPFDADVSVTICQVMALRSARNAGIKVPKKTIDQAVDYVKNCQNPDGGFKYMLNSGSSAWPRTAAGVATLFYAGLYEDAAITKGLEYLNKKVLPNIKTSGQPHYYYGQYYAVQAMYLAGGDQWKRWWPEVREALVRNQSSSGGWLDHHAGGSYATAMSLIILQMPKRYLPIFQR, from the coding sequence ATGGTGAAACGATTTCACATAAACAATCAACAATCGCTTTTAGTTGGTGTGTTTCGAAGAAGGTGGCCACACATTGCACGGTGCATGGTGGTTCTTTTTGGACTCTTGGTCTTTCCAAAATTAGGAGTGACACAAGAATCAACACCTCAACAAGTACCCCAAGAGGAAGCAGCCTCAGAGATCAACGAACAGGAAAGCCAAAAAGGCGCCGAAGATGTTCCTGCTGTTGATGAAATGACCCCAGAACTTAACAGTGCTGTTGAATTAGGTATTGCATATCTAAAAAAAGAGCAACTCCCCGATGGCTCTTTTGGAGAAGGTAAATATCGTCAACATGTCGGCATTACAAGTTTAGCGGCGTTAGCGATTATGGCAGATGGCAACTTGCCGGGGCGCGGCCCACATGGTGAGGCAGTTCAAAAGGCATTAAATTTTATACTCTCGAATGTCACCGAGACAGGCTTGATTGCGGCGGACAAAACTTCCCATGGGCCTATGTATGGACATGGTTTTGCAACACTGTTTCTTGGCGAAATTTATGGCATGAATCCAACCGACACGCGGGTTCGAGATGCATTGGTGAAAGCAGTCAATCTTATTGTGGGTACACAGAATTCAGAAGGTGGATGGCGATATAACCCAGTACCTTTTGATGCAGATGTGTCGGTGACTATTTGTCAGGTGATGGCACTTCGTTCTGCGCGTAACGCTGGAATTAAAGTTCCTAAAAAGACAATTGACCAGGCGGTTGACTATGTGAAGAACTGCCAAAATCCAGATGGCGGCTTTAAGTACATGCTTAACTCAGGGAGCTCGGCTTGGCCACGTACTGCCGCTGGTGTTGCAACTTTGTTTTACGCAGGCTTGTATGAGGATGCAGCTATTACAAAGGGTCTTGAGTACCTGAATAAAAAAGTACTTCCAAACATCAAGACTTCTGGACAACCTCACTACTACTATGGCCAATACTATGCTGTTCAAGCGATGTACTTAGCTGGCGGCGATCAATGGAAACGCTGGTGGCCAGAAGTTCGAGAGGCGTTGGTTCGTAACCAATCTTCGTCAGGCGGATGGCTCGATCATCACGCGGGGGGAAGTTATGCCACAGCGATGAGTTTGATTATTCTGCAAATGCCTAAGCGATATCTACCCATCTTTCAGAGATGA